The Ochotona princeps isolate mOchPri1 chromosome 26, mOchPri1.hap1, whole genome shotgun sequence genome contains a region encoding:
- the PGF gene encoding placenta growth factor isoform X1: MPTMRLLTCFLHFLAGLALPAVPPQQWALSTGNSSSEVEVVPFQEVWGRSYCRTLERLVDIVAEYPGEMEHIFSPSCVSLLRCTGCCGDENLHCVPVDTVNVTMQLLKIRAGDPPSYVEMTFSQHVRCECKPLRDKMKAEWRRLKGRGKRKREKQKPTDCHLCGDVAPRR; this comes from the exons ATGCCCACCATGAGGCTGTTAACTTGCTTCCTGCATTTCCTGGCCGGGCTGGCACTGCCCGCTGTGCCCCCGCAG CAGTGGGCCTTGTCTACCGGGAACAGCTCATCGGAGGTGGAAG TGGTGCCCTTCCAAGAGGTGTGGGGCCGCAGCTATTGCCGGACCTTGGAGAGGCTGGTGGACATCGTGGCCGAGTACCCGGGTGAGATGGAGCACATCTTCAGCCCGTCCTGCGTCTCCCTGCTGCGCTGCACCGGCTGCTGTGGTGATGAGAACCTGCACTGCGTGCCAGTGGACACGGTCAATGTCACCATGCAG CTCCTGAAGATCCGTGCTGGAGACCCACCCTCTTATGTGGAGATGACGTTCTCTCAGCATGTCCGCTGTGAGTGCAA ACCACTACGGGACAAGATGAAGGCTGAATG GAGGAGACTCAAGGgcagggggaagaggaagagagagaagcagaaacccaCAGACTGTCACCT
- the PGF gene encoding placenta growth factor isoform X2 gives MPTMRLLTCFLHFLAGLALPAVPPQQWALSTGNSSSEVEVVPFQEVWGRSYCRTLERLVDIVAEYPGEMEHIFSPSCVSLLRCTGCCGDENLHCVPVDTVNVTMQLLKIRAGDPPSYVEMTFSQHVRCECKPLRDKMKAEWCGDVAPRR, from the exons ATGCCCACCATGAGGCTGTTAACTTGCTTCCTGCATTTCCTGGCCGGGCTGGCACTGCCCGCTGTGCCCCCGCAG CAGTGGGCCTTGTCTACCGGGAACAGCTCATCGGAGGTGGAAG TGGTGCCCTTCCAAGAGGTGTGGGGCCGCAGCTATTGCCGGACCTTGGAGAGGCTGGTGGACATCGTGGCCGAGTACCCGGGTGAGATGGAGCACATCTTCAGCCCGTCCTGCGTCTCCCTGCTGCGCTGCACCGGCTGCTGTGGTGATGAGAACCTGCACTGCGTGCCAGTGGACACGGTCAATGTCACCATGCAG CTCCTGAAGATCCGTGCTGGAGACCCACCCTCTTATGTGGAGATGACGTTCTCTCAGCATGTCCGCTGTGAGTGCAA ACCACTACGGGACAAGATGAAGGCTGAATG